CGTAGCCGAGCGCATTCAGCCGCTGCAGCGCCGCGATGCTGCGCGCGAAGACGCCCCGCCCCCGCTGCGGATCGACGTTTTCGGACTCGTAGCACGGCAGCGACGCCACCACCTCGACGCGATTCGACGCGAGGAACCCGGCCAGGTCCTCGTGGCCGGGCTCGTCGAGGATCACGAGGTTGCACCGGTCGATGACGCGCCGCCCGCTCGCGCGAGCCGCGCGCACGAGCTCGCGAAACACGGGGTGGAGCTCGGGCGCGCCGCCGGTCAGATCGACGCTGTCGATTCCCGGGCTGCGCTCGAGCAGCGCGAGCGCGCGCTCGATCACGGACGCATCCATCGCCTCCGTGCGTCGCGGCGACGACTCGACGTGACAGTGGTGACAGGCCAGGTTGCAGCGGCGCGTGAGGTTCAGCTGCAGCACGCGGGAGGCGCTGCGCGCGAGCGGCTCGAGTCCGCGCGAAGCGATTGCGTCCTCGAAGCTCATCCCGGCTCCCCGCTCTTCACTGCGAAGCGAAGCGCAGATCCGCGAACCACGCCAGCGACTCGGAGCACGTGTCGTCCGCATCCGACATCACCGCGACGAACTCGATCGGCGGCGGCTCGGTGGCGAACACGCGCCGGTAGTCCGCCTGCACGTCCACTCGCGCGGGGTGCCACTCGCCCGAAGGCTTCGCTCCGAGCGAGACCATTCGCGACTGCGGGGCATACGGGCTCGACCAGAACCGGCCCGCGGGCTCGGTCGCGGTCCAGACGTAGTTCAGTGCGCTGCCGGGAAGCTCGGCACCGTAGACTAGGCGGAGCGCACCGCGCTTCAGGCGCTCCCAGCTCGACGCGCGCTCGGGATCGAATCGGAACGCCACGTAGACGCGCGCCGCGAAATCGTCGCCGGTCTTCGCGCGGACTTCGCGCGGCCCGAGGTCCCGGTCCACGCGCCAGCGCCAGTGCAGCCACGGCGTCCGCGCGAGCTCGAGCCCCGGCACCGCGTGCAGGAGCGCGGAGGCGGAGCAGCTCGCCTGCGCGCGCAGCACCGGCCCGCCGTCGATCTCCGCGGGCTCGTAGACGGTCTGCCTCTCGATGCGCGGGAATGCGAGCGCTCGCCAGCCCTCCCCGCCCGGCGCGGGGAGCGCGTAGGTCTGCACCGCCAGGCCGGTGGCGAGAAGCCATTTCGCAAGCATCCCGGTCGACATATGCTCGCTCCCCGCATCTGGTTGCAGCCGGGCACGCGGCAGGCTAGCACTGCCTGCGATGCGGCTCGCAACTCTTCTCGCGCTCGTCGTCGCAGCGCTGCCAGGGGCGGCGCTCGCGCAGAGCGAGTATCAGCCGCCCCCGCGCGTGAACGCGGACGACCTCGCGATCTCGTTCGTATCCGGACGCTACGTCTCGCCGGTCACCTGCAAGCTAGCCGATGGCGGTCAGGTCGAGCTCTTCGATTCGATCGAGCTCAAGTCAGCACCGGAGGCGGCCGGCGGCAGCTCGCTCAAGGCGACCTTCTACGGAATCCAGGTCGAAGGCGCGCAGTACTGCTACTCGGGCATCGAGCGGCGCGTGCCGGACCGGCGAGGGGTGCTGCATCTGCACTTTCGCACGCGAAATCGCCCGGACTACGGGGTGGCGGACTTCCGTCGCATGGTGAAGGCGGGATCGCTGACCTACCACGCGCATCGCGGCTCGCTCCGGGTTCGCGAGATGGGCGGCGACGATCCCGCCGCCGCAGAGCGCGCGCTCGACTTCGACGGCGGCGACAGCCGCCTCGTCGTCGACGGCGTCGGGGAGGGAAGCGACGGCGCGAAGCTGATCTCGCGGTACCTCGAGAGGAATCCGCCCAAGGAGGGCACGCCGGGCCGCTACTTCAGCTTCCGATTCATCGCGAAGGACGGCAGCGAGTTCACCTACTACGCGATCCAGGACGACCGCCGGTGGAGGTAGTCCGCCCTCCGTCCGGCCGGCTTCCCGACACCGAAGAGCGTGATCTTCCGGCGCCCGTCCCGTTCCGGCGCATGCTCGGGCCGGGCGTGATCCTGGCGGGGCTCTCGATCGGCAGTGGCGAGCTCGTGCTCTGGCCGCGGCTCACGGCCGAGCACGGCTTCGCGCTGTTCTGGGGCGCCTGGATCGGCGTCACGCTGCAGTACTTCATGAACATGGAGATCGAGCGCTACACGCTCGCGACCGGCGAGAGCGCGGTGACCGGCTTCGTCCGGCTCGCGCGGCCGCTCGGCCCGATCTTCCTGGTCTGCGGAACCGTGCCGTGGATCTGGCCGGGCTGGGCGACGGGCGCGGGCGAGCTGCTCGCCTGGCAGATCGGCGGCAGCCCGACCGCGTACGCGATCGCGGGCCTGATCGCCTGCGGGGTCCTGCTGACGCTAGGCCCCGTCGTGTACCGCACCGTCGAGGCGGTCCAGACGGTGCTCGTGCTGGGAATCTTCGCGCTCCTGCTCGTGCTCGCGGTGCTGCTGATCCGCGCGGCGGACGTCGGCGCGCTTCTCGGCGGCGCGCTGCAGATCGGCCGGATCCCGGACGGCGTGGAGCTGCCGCTCTTCCTCGGCGCGCTCGCGTTCGCGGGCGCGGGAGGCTCGGTGAACCTGGCGCAGTCGAACTACATCCGCGACAAGGGCTACGGAATGGGCGCCTACATCGGCCGGATCACCAGCCCGTTCTCGGGACGCGAAGAGGCGCAGAGCGAGATTGGCCTGCGCTTCGCCGGCAGCGCCGAGAACCTGGCGCGCTGGCGGGTCTGGTGGCGTCGCGCGAACCTGGAGCATCTGGTCACCTTCCAGCTGCTC
This sequence is a window from Deltaproteobacteria bacterium. Protein-coding genes within it:
- a CDS encoding radical SAM/Cys-rich domain protein; its protein translation is MSFEDAIASRGLEPLARSASRVLQLNLTRRCNLACHHCHVESSPRRTEAMDASVIERALALLERSPGIDSVDLTGGAPELHPVFRELVRAARASGRRVIDRCNLVILDEPGHEDLAGFLASNRVEVVASLPCYESENVDPQRGRGVFARSIAALQRLNALGYGRPGSGLVLDLVHNPTGAFLPSAQAELERSYKRELGQRHGIEFDRLLTLTNMPIRRYAEWLARRGELAAYQALLVNHFNPAAVPGLMCRTTVSVDWRGELFDCDFNQALDLPCGGKRRTIFAIGSLDELDGEPIATGEHCFGCTAGAGSSCYGALAP
- a CDS encoding DUF3047 domain-containing protein; translation: MSTGMLAKWLLATGLAVQTYALPAPGGEGWRALAFPRIERQTVYEPAEIDGGPVLRAQASCSASALLHAVPGLELARTPWLHWRWRVDRDLGPREVRAKTGDDFAARVYVAFRFDPERASSWERLKRGALRLVYGAELPGSALNYVWTATEPAGRFWSSPYAPQSRMVSLGAKPSGEWHPARVDVQADYRRVFATEPPPIEFVAVMSDADDTCSESLAWFADLRFASQ